One Tachysurus fulvidraco isolate hzauxx_2018 chromosome 2, HZAU_PFXX_2.0, whole genome shotgun sequence DNA segment encodes these proteins:
- the slmapa gene encoding sarcolemma associated protein a isoform X11 — protein sequence MEARRRSDVIQAPLPLPVDKVAANTPSMYSQELFQLSQYLQEALHREQMLEQKLATLQRLLASTQEASESSWQALIDEDRLLSRLEVMGNQLQAYSKNQTEDGIRKELVALTEDKLNYETTAKESLRRVLQEKIEVVRKLSEVERTLSNTEDECTHLKEMNERTQEELRELANKYNGAVNEIKDLTDKIKLAEGKQEELTQKGQNEKKELQLRIEEMEEKEQVLQARIEALQADNDFTNERLTALQVRLEQLQEKSIKENNSLDDFLLKSGGDCTLIQQFIECQPVKQLKGAMDSSIHKLSNFDDVIDAHLQNNQTPEDNSFTSPEKLKVVSSNLPTENEIDAKESDMSDTLSPSKDKSSDDTSDGQMDEQELNEPQNRASLIKDELQRANLEPRDTEQVIHKLHSELQEAQELANTGKQKCLELQALLEEERRSNRQQTEESSKQIQYLQTQLAKLQSDMEALREQRENTISNTRDELYSAQEEVLVLRHAMEAAMAERERDIAALQADLSAVTTELDKWRKAASKYELEIGTLQESFKLQSQHQERAFQLQGELEKLQAECSTLHRECEALRLEKVTLLEKLHQLEVELSSSREQSATLSSSLNALEKCQGDLENKLGSMQNQHQQDACRLKVELSQAESRTKDLQKEYEDTQSQLSDLRRRYEQTEQEKSSINDELEQCKVNLKLLQEKGKNSGWMPWMPVVAVMVAVTAVVLYPRLSKSSS from the exons tgtcATTCAAGCACCACTACCACTACCTGTTGATAAG GTTGCTGCAAACACGCCCAGTATGTACTCTCAGGAACTGTTTCAGCTGTCCCAGTACCTGCAG GAGGCCTTACATAGGGAACAGATGCTGGAGCAGAAGTTAGCCACACTGCAGAGGCTCCTGGCCAGCACACAGGAAGCCTCAGAGAGCAGCTGGCAG GCTTTAATTGATGAAGACCGGTTACTCTCAAGGCTGGAGGTGATGGGGAACCAGTTGCAGGCGTATTCAAAA AACCAAACGGAGGATGGCATCCGAAAGGAGCTTGTAGCCTTAACAGAGGACAAACTCAATTATGAGACTACAGCCAAAGAGTCCCTGAGGCGGGTTCTTCAGGAGAAAATCGAGGTGGTCAGGAAGCTGTCCGAAGTGGAG CGGACTCTCAGTAACACAGAAGACGAATGTACGCACCTGAAGGAGATGAACGAGCGaactcaggaggagctcaggGAGCTGGCCAACAAATACAACGGAGCTGTGAACGAAATTAAGGATCTCACTGACAAGATCAAG TTGGCTGAAGGCAAGCAGGAAGAGCTGACTCAAAAAGGGCAGAATGAAAAGAAGGAGCTGCAGCTGCGAATTGAGGAGATGGAAGAGAAAGAGCAAGTGCTTCAAGCTCGCATCGAGGCACTGCAGGCAGACAACGACTTCACCAACGAGAGGCTCACAGCTCTTCAAG TCCGGTTAGAGCAACTACAGGAGAAAAGCATAAAGGAAAACAACAGTTTAG ACGACTTTCTTTTAAAGAGTGGAGGGGACTGCACTTTAATCCAGCAGTTCATTGAGTGCCAGC CCGTGAAGCAGCTGAAAGGAGCCATGGATTCTTCCATCCACAAGCTGTCCAACTTTGACG ATGTTATAGATGCCCATCTTCAGAACAATCAAACCCCAGAAGACAACAGTTTCACCAGTCCAGAGAAACTAAAAG TGGTGTCTTCCAACCTGCCCACAGAAAATGAGATAGATGCTAAAGAGTCTGATATGTCAGACACACTGAGCCCCAGCAAGGACAAAAGCAGTGACGATACTTCAG ACGGACAAATGGACGAACAGGAGCTGAACGAGCCACAGAACAGGGCTTCCCTGATTAAag ATGAGCTACAGAGGGCCAACCTGGAGCCCAGAGACACCGAGCAGGTCATCCACAAGCTGCACAGCGAGCTACAGGAGGCTCAGGAGCTGGCCAACACCGGCAAGCAGAAATGTCTTGAGCTACAAG CTCTGCTTGAAGAGGAAAGGAGAAGCAACAGGCAGCAGACGGAGGAATCATCTAAACAGATTCAGTACCTGCAGA CTCAGCTCGCCAAGCTGCAGTCAGACATGGAGGCCCTGCGCGAGCAGAGAGAGAACACCATCTCCAACACACGGGACGAACTCTACAGCGCCCAAGAGGAGGTGCTCGTGCTCCGCCACGCCATGGAGGCAGCTATGGCAGAGAGGGAACGCGACATCGCCGCCCTGCAGGCAGACCTCAGCGCAGTCACGACTGAACTCGACAAGTGGAGAAAAGCGGCGTCCAAGTACGAACTGGAGATCGGCACCTTGCAGGAGAGCTTCAAGCTGCAGAGCCAGCACCAGGAGCGAGCCTTTCAGCTACAAG GTGAGCTGGAGAAGTTGCAGGCCGAGTGCTCGACCCTGCATAGAGAGTGTGAGGCTCTGCGCTTAGAGAAAGTGACTCTACTGGAGAAACTGCACCAGCTGGAGGTGGAGCTcagcag CTCCAGAGAGCAGAGTGCCACTCTGAGCAGCAGTCTGAACGCCCTGGAGAAGTGTCAGGGGGACCTGGAGAACAAACTGGGTTCCATGCAGAACCAGCACCAGCAGGACGCCTGCAGGCTGAAGGTGGAGCTCAGTCAGGCCGAGAGCCGCACCAAGGACCTGCAGAAAGAG TATGAGGATACTCAGAGCCAGCTGTCAGACCTGCGGCGGAGGTATGAGCAGACAGAGCAGGAGAAGAGCTCCATTAATGATGAGCTGGAGCAGTGCAAGGTCAATCTGAAGCTGCTGCAGGAGAAGGGCAAGAAT AGCGGTTGGATGCCCTGGATGCCGGTGGTCGCCGTCATGGTTGCCGTGACAGCAGTAGTGCTGTATCCAAGACTGTCCAAGAGCTCCTCCTGA
- the slmapa gene encoding sarcolemma associated protein a isoform X12, which translates to MYSQELFQLSQYLQEALHREQMLEQKLATLQRLLASTQEASESSWQALIDEDRLLSRLEVMGNQLQAYSKNQTEDGIRKELVALTEDKLNYETTAKESLRRVLQEKIEVVRKLSEVERTLSNTEDECTHLKEMNERTQEELRELANKYNGAVNEIKDLTDKIKLAEGKQEELTQKGQNEKKELQLRIEEMEEKEQVLQARIEALQADNDFTNERLTALQVRLEQLQEKSIKENNSLDDFLLKSGGDCTLIQQFIECQPVKQLKGAMDSSIHKLSNFDDVIDAHLQNNQTPEDNSFTSPEKLKVVSSNLPTENEIDAKESDMSDTLSPSKDKSSDDTSDGQMDEQELNEPQNRASLIKDELQRANLEPRDTEQVIHKLHSELQEAQELANTGKQKCLELQALLEEERRSNRQQTEESSKQIQYLQTQLAKLQSDMEALREQRENTISNTRDELYSAQEEVLVLRHAMEAAMAERERDIAALQADLSAVTTELDKWRKAASKYELEIGTLQESFKLQSQHQERAFQLQGELEKLQAECSTLHRECEALRLEKVTLLEKLHQLEVELSSSREQSATLSSSLNALEKCQGDLENKLGSMQNQHQQDACRLKVELSQAESRTKDLQKEYEDTQSQLSDLRRRYEQTEQEKSSINDELEQCKVNLKLLQEKGKNSGWMPWMPVVAVMVAVTAVVLYPRLSKSSS; encoded by the exons ATGTACTCTCAGGAACTGTTTCAGCTGTCCCAGTACCTGCAG GAGGCCTTACATAGGGAACAGATGCTGGAGCAGAAGTTAGCCACACTGCAGAGGCTCCTGGCCAGCACACAGGAAGCCTCAGAGAGCAGCTGGCAG GCTTTAATTGATGAAGACCGGTTACTCTCAAGGCTGGAGGTGATGGGGAACCAGTTGCAGGCGTATTCAAAA AACCAAACGGAGGATGGCATCCGAAAGGAGCTTGTAGCCTTAACAGAGGACAAACTCAATTATGAGACTACAGCCAAAGAGTCCCTGAGGCGGGTTCTTCAGGAGAAAATCGAGGTGGTCAGGAAGCTGTCCGAAGTGGAG CGGACTCTCAGTAACACAGAAGACGAATGTACGCACCTGAAGGAGATGAACGAGCGaactcaggaggagctcaggGAGCTGGCCAACAAATACAACGGAGCTGTGAACGAAATTAAGGATCTCACTGACAAGATCAAG TTGGCTGAAGGCAAGCAGGAAGAGCTGACTCAAAAAGGGCAGAATGAAAAGAAGGAGCTGCAGCTGCGAATTGAGGAGATGGAAGAGAAAGAGCAAGTGCTTCAAGCTCGCATCGAGGCACTGCAGGCAGACAACGACTTCACCAACGAGAGGCTCACAGCTCTTCAAG TCCGGTTAGAGCAACTACAGGAGAAAAGCATAAAGGAAAACAACAGTTTAG ACGACTTTCTTTTAAAGAGTGGAGGGGACTGCACTTTAATCCAGCAGTTCATTGAGTGCCAGC CCGTGAAGCAGCTGAAAGGAGCCATGGATTCTTCCATCCACAAGCTGTCCAACTTTGACG ATGTTATAGATGCCCATCTTCAGAACAATCAAACCCCAGAAGACAACAGTTTCACCAGTCCAGAGAAACTAAAAG TGGTGTCTTCCAACCTGCCCACAGAAAATGAGATAGATGCTAAAGAGTCTGATATGTCAGACACACTGAGCCCCAGCAAGGACAAAAGCAGTGACGATACTTCAG ACGGACAAATGGACGAACAGGAGCTGAACGAGCCACAGAACAGGGCTTCCCTGATTAAag ATGAGCTACAGAGGGCCAACCTGGAGCCCAGAGACACCGAGCAGGTCATCCACAAGCTGCACAGCGAGCTACAGGAGGCTCAGGAGCTGGCCAACACCGGCAAGCAGAAATGTCTTGAGCTACAAG CTCTGCTTGAAGAGGAAAGGAGAAGCAACAGGCAGCAGACGGAGGAATCATCTAAACAGATTCAGTACCTGCAGA CTCAGCTCGCCAAGCTGCAGTCAGACATGGAGGCCCTGCGCGAGCAGAGAGAGAACACCATCTCCAACACACGGGACGAACTCTACAGCGCCCAAGAGGAGGTGCTCGTGCTCCGCCACGCCATGGAGGCAGCTATGGCAGAGAGGGAACGCGACATCGCCGCCCTGCAGGCAGACCTCAGCGCAGTCACGACTGAACTCGACAAGTGGAGAAAAGCGGCGTCCAAGTACGAACTGGAGATCGGCACCTTGCAGGAGAGCTTCAAGCTGCAGAGCCAGCACCAGGAGCGAGCCTTTCAGCTACAAG GTGAGCTGGAGAAGTTGCAGGCCGAGTGCTCGACCCTGCATAGAGAGTGTGAGGCTCTGCGCTTAGAGAAAGTGACTCTACTGGAGAAACTGCACCAGCTGGAGGTGGAGCTcagcag CTCCAGAGAGCAGAGTGCCACTCTGAGCAGCAGTCTGAACGCCCTGGAGAAGTGTCAGGGGGACCTGGAGAACAAACTGGGTTCCATGCAGAACCAGCACCAGCAGGACGCCTGCAGGCTGAAGGTGGAGCTCAGTCAGGCCGAGAGCCGCACCAAGGACCTGCAGAAAGAG TATGAGGATACTCAGAGCCAGCTGTCAGACCTGCGGCGGAGGTATGAGCAGACAGAGCAGGAGAAGAGCTCCATTAATGATGAGCTGGAGCAGTGCAAGGTCAATCTGAAGCTGCTGCAGGAGAAGGGCAAGAAT AGCGGTTGGATGCCCTGGATGCCGGTGGTCGCCGTCATGGTTGCCGTGACAGCAGTAGTGCTGTATCCAAGACTGTCCAAGAGCTCCTCCTGA